A window from Prosthecochloris marina encodes these proteins:
- a CDS encoding SulP family inorganic anion transporter: protein MLQTWKKEWFSNIRGDLLAGLVVALALIPEAIAFSIIAGVDPKVGLYASFCISVVVAFTGGRPAMISAATGAMALLMITLVKEHGLQYLFAATILTGALQVIAGYLRLGSLMRFVSRSVVTGFVNALAILIFMAQLPELTNVGWQVYALTAGGLGIIYLFPLIPSIGKSVPSPLVCIVVLTGMSMLLNLDIRTVGDMGALPDTLPVFLLPQIPLNIDTLSIIFPYSAALAVVGLLESMMTATIVDDLTDTSSDKNRECKGQGIANITAGLLGGMAGCGMIGQSVINVKSGGRGRLSSFVAGLFLLIMVVFLSDWIKQIPMAALVAVMIMVSVGTFSWDSLVKLKKHPLSTNIVMAATVIVVVTTHNLAIGVFVGVLLASLFFANKVGHFMVVKSLVNEATASRTYKVTGQVFFASADKFVEAFDFKEALEKVIIDLSHAHFWDISAVSAFDKVVIKFRREGTHVEIIGMNEASATIVDRFGVHDKPEEVEKILTSH from the coding sequence ATGCTACAAACATGGAAAAAAGAATGGTTTTCAAATATTCGAGGCGATCTTCTCGCAGGTCTTGTTGTCGCCCTTGCACTTATACCCGAAGCGATCGCCTTCTCGATCATAGCAGGTGTAGATCCTAAAGTAGGCCTCTATGCGTCGTTCTGCATTTCCGTAGTTGTAGCATTCACCGGAGGAAGACCGGCAATGATATCCGCTGCAACCGGCGCCATGGCCCTTTTGATGATAACACTGGTCAAAGAACATGGCCTTCAGTATCTTTTTGCCGCGACGATACTGACCGGGGCTCTGCAAGTCATCGCGGGTTATCTCAGACTCGGCAGCCTTATGCGATTTGTCTCGCGCTCTGTTGTAACCGGTTTCGTCAATGCTCTTGCCATTTTGATATTCATGGCACAATTGCCCGAGCTGACCAATGTCGGCTGGCAGGTTTATGCACTCACTGCTGGCGGCCTCGGTATTATTTATCTCTTCCCGCTCATCCCGTCGATTGGGAAATCAGTTCCATCACCATTGGTTTGCATTGTCGTGCTTACCGGAATGTCGATGCTTCTGAACCTCGATATTCGTACCGTAGGAGATATGGGAGCATTGCCCGACACCCTGCCCGTTTTTCTTCTTCCTCAAATTCCGTTGAATATCGATACCCTCTCTATAATTTTCCCTTACTCAGCGGCACTTGCTGTCGTCGGCCTCCTGGAATCCATGATGACAGCAACCATAGTTGATGACCTGACCGATACTTCCAGCGACAAGAATCGTGAATGCAAAGGTCAGGGCATTGCCAATATCACCGCAGGATTGCTGGGGGGAATGGCAGGGTGCGGAATGATCGGGCAATCGGTTATCAATGTCAAATCAGGAGGCAGAGGACGCCTGTCATCGTTCGTAGCGGGCTTGTTCCTGCTCATCATGGTAGTCTTTCTCAGTGATTGGATAAAACAAATACCGATGGCGGCCCTCGTTGCCGTCATGATCATGGTATCAGTAGGCACATTTTCCTGGGACTCACTCGTAAAGCTGAAAAAACATCCGCTTTCCACCAATATCGTAATGGCGGCAACCGTCATCGTCGTCGTCACAACCCACAATCTGGCTATCGGAGTCTTTGTCGGAGTATTACTCGCTTCCCTGTTTTTTGCCAACAAGGTAGGGCATTTCATGGTCGTTAAAAGCCTCGTAAACGAAGCGACCGCATCGAGAACATACAAGGTAACCGGTCAGGTCTTTTTCGCCTCAGCCGATAAATTTGTCGAAGCTTTCGACTTTAAAGAAGCTCTGGAGAAAGTTATTATTGATCTATCACATGCACATTTCTGGGATATCAGCGCGGTTTCGGCCTTCGACAAGGTTGTCATTAAATTCCGGCGCGAAGGAACCCATGTAGAAATTATCGGGATGAACGAAGCCAGTGCCACCATCGTCGACCGTTTTGGAGTGCACGACAAACCTGAAGAGGTCGAAAAAATTCTTACAAGCCATTAA
- a CDS encoding universal stress protein, giving the protein MTKILACIDGSAAAPAVCDAATWTSLRLDAPLTLLHVLDRSEYPVKGDLSGNIGLGSREHLLDELVSLDEKRGRLALEHGKHLLESAKIRAEENGAERINRLQRHGNLIETLQEMEPDTRLLVMGRQGEAHENSAHSIGSHLESVVRTLHRPILVVLPDFTQPRRFMIAFDGSSTAKKALEMVGSSPLLQGLDCHIVMVCNSTADTESELDAACNYLAEKDFNVIRTMLSGEIVQTLRDYQKEHGIDLMVMGAYGHSRIRQFLVGSNTTKMVSSSDIPLLLLR; this is encoded by the coding sequence ATGACAAAAATTTTAGCCTGTATCGACGGTTCAGCGGCGGCACCCGCAGTATGTGATGCTGCAACTTGGACCAGCTTGCGTCTCGATGCTCCCTTGACGCTCCTTCATGTACTTGACCGTTCAGAATACCCGGTAAAAGGCGACCTATCAGGAAATATCGGACTCGGTAGCCGTGAACATCTTCTCGATGAACTTGTCTCCCTGGACGAAAAAAGAGGACGGCTTGCCCTCGAACATGGAAAACACCTGCTCGAGTCAGCGAAAATCCGCGCAGAAGAAAACGGTGCAGAAAGAATCAACAGACTTCAACGTCATGGCAATCTGATTGAAACCTTGCAGGAGATGGAGCCGGACACACGCTTACTGGTCATGGGCAGACAAGGGGAAGCTCATGAAAACAGTGCACATTCAATCGGGAGCCATCTTGAGAGTGTGGTACGAACACTTCACCGCCCTATTCTTGTGGTGCTGCCTGATTTCACTCAGCCCCGAAGATTCATGATTGCTTTTGACGGCAGTTCTACCGCAAAAAAAGCCTTGGAAATGGTCGGAAGCAGCCCCTTGCTGCAAGGACTGGATTGCCATATAGTCATGGTATGTAACTCCACCGCGGACACAGAATCAGAACTTGATGCAGCTTGCAACTATCTTGCCGAAAAAGACTTCAATGTTATAAGAACAATGCTTTCAGGAGAAATAGTTCAGACCTTGCGCGACTACCAGAAAGAACACGGAATCGATCTGATGGTGATGGGAGCTTACGGACATTCCCGAATCCGTCAATTTCTTGTCGGCAGCAACACAACAAAAATGGTGAGCTCCAGCGACATACCTCTCCTGCTGCTCCGATAG
- a CDS encoding class I SAM-dependent methyltransferase encodes MGNNRVCPVERSGSLDTGFRKWLQDSQKILHPYVKEGMTVLDFGCGSGFFTVDMAHMVGESGRIIAVDLQEGMLEKLREKIQGTEYEERIILHKCEKDTIGIAQQVDFILAFYVVHEVPHQDMFFKEIQSTLKKNGLMLVVEPPFHVSAKAFRQEVEKAQEAGLTACEGPKVLFGKTVILKKGK; translated from the coding sequence ATGGGAAACAATCGTGTATGTCCGGTTGAAAGATCGGGAAGCCTTGATACTGGATTTCGAAAGTGGCTTCAGGACTCTCAAAAGATTCTGCATCCCTATGTTAAGGAGGGGATGACAGTGTTGGATTTTGGGTGTGGTTCGGGTTTTTTCACTGTTGACATGGCTCATATGGTTGGGGAGTCAGGCCGGATTATCGCTGTTGATTTGCAGGAGGGAATGCTCGAGAAGCTGCGGGAGAAGATTCAGGGAACGGAGTATGAAGAACGAATCATATTGCATAAATGCGAAAAGGATACCATCGGAATAGCTCAGCAGGTGGATTTTATTTTAGCTTTCTATGTGGTTCACGAAGTTCCTCATCAGGATATGTTTTTCAAGGAAATTCAATCCACCCTCAAAAAAAACGGGTTGATGTTGGTGGTAGAACCGCCATTTCATGTTTCTGCAAAAGCATTCCGACAAGAGGTGGAAAAAGCTCAGGAAGCAGGGTTAACAGCTTGTGAAGGGCCAAAAGTACTCTTTGGCAAAACCGTAATTTTGAAAAAGGGAAAATAG